ATAATCTAACAAGTGTACACAAAATATAGTGTATCTAAATCTATATAATGGATAGAATGGATCATGCtatttaacaacaacaacatatccaaagaaaaagaaaatcacaATATAAAAATCAGAGTTCATCATAGTTGAAAAaggcaaaattttaaaaatggagAAGACCAAAGAAACAGCTGCTAACATCGGTGCTTCAGCCAAATCTGGTTTGGAGAAGACCAAAGCTAACGTCCAAGAGAAGACTGAGAAGTTGACGGCACATAATCCCATGGAAAAGAAGTTGGCAacacagaagaaaaatgaaagggtTGCCCAGGCTGAGCTAGATAAGCAGGCGGCGCGTAATCACAACGCTGCGGCAACGGCGGGGAACACCTTGGGGCAGGGTCGACACCACACCACTGGTACTGGCGGAAATCCAAATGCCACTGGGCATGGAACTGGCGCTACTCACCACCATTGAGTAATAATGTGTCATCGTGATAAATAAAAGAAGGTTGTTAAGTTGTATGTTTGTTTTCTTTGACTCATCGTtgattcatttctttttctttttttttttctttctaaatgaTGTTATGAAAGGTCAATGAACTTTCTATCATTCAGTTGTATTTcactttgaataaataaatataaaattggaCAACAATTTTctgttaaataatattaaaataatataattaaaacccacaccaatataatttattatattgtcaGTTTTgtgataaatataattaatatttaatatgacTAAAGAACAGAAAAGGATTTAGGTTTTTCAttgcattattatatttttttagataaatttgaacttaacattaaaaataattttaaatatttgaattttaataatacaaatgaaaatataatatattaaattataaatttatttgacTTTATTGTAATGTTGATATCATATTATGTAGGGGTGAAAATGTATTATAAATTCTCACGAAGTTCAGCTATACATTCACTAATAATTCGATTCACAAATAATTTGATTTAACTCGTTAAAGTTATCTCATTCAGAAATTCACAATAATTTGATTTAACTCGTTAAAGTTATCTCATTCAGAAATTCACGACTCGTTAAAGTTATTTAAatttacaaataattttaaataacaaataattCGATTCAAAGTTAAGTTATCTCATTCATGCAGCTCATTTATTTTACAAGCTTaaagt
The nucleotide sequence above comes from Vicia villosa cultivar HV-30 ecotype Madison, WI unplaced genomic scaffold, Vvil1.0 ctg.000009F_1_1_3, whole genome shotgun sequence. Encoded proteins:
- the LOC131621512 gene encoding 18 kDa seed maturation protein-like, which gives rise to MEKTKETAANIGASAKSGLEKTKANVQEKTEKLTAHNPMEKKLATQKKNERVAQAELDKQAARNHNAAATAGNTLGQGRHHTTGTGGNPNATGHGTGATHHH